In Carassius carassius chromosome 7, fCarCar2.1, whole genome shotgun sequence, one genomic interval encodes:
- the irs2a gene encoding insulin receptor substrate 2a, which translates to MASPPLKGGPALSNDNNIHSNNIRKCGYLKKQKHGHRRYFVLKDQRDGLPARLEYYENEKKWKNKSAAKRVIFIDSCLSINKRADAKHRYLIALYTKDEYFAIAAENEQEQESWHANLTDLLSKGKVCDSSVSTSASSLMGFEEGNYGMITPLNAAYKEVWQVNLKAKGLGQSRNITGVYRLCLSSRTISFVKLNSEVASVTLQLMNIRRCGHSDSFFFIEVGRSASTGPGELWMQADDSVVAQNIHETILEAMKAMKELSEFRPRSKSHSSGSNPISVPTRRNLNNLPPSQTGLVRRSRTDSTAATSPVPIFSSCRIRTASEGEGTMTRPVSMSISENGSPTTVGRNHMSRSNTVSVGCRTSEPSLLHQSRSMSMTMSHSPPFAVSPLNLSSISMNGSISSAVYRPYSCNDSVSGSPNDTGFLSCDDYSSSPGDVRYNLANRSDTPSSLSSTSPSREASELHGYMVMDKPTQNKMWPSNREMLEVETYRKRTYSLTTPRQQVAHSHVASASLDEYMLMRAANSHSGRSTNSASPKVSYPEDYGDIEIGSNSNVVDDGYMLMTPGMAPQGAKNDHYMPMSPMSISAPKQIINPRLHPQSTGSGCTTNSPSSGSLEDSGYMKMWSGSKFSLEGSDGRAVSGEYMNMSPVDSCVSPTPSDYLLGQCEPTQQPSPSLSIRFNNQQPKQAEDDQYVLMSPQSQNPTEEENRVSALPPLRRPDVITHRARVNRPNRLSLDTLRMLPSMTEHPLPCEPKSPGEYINIDFAATRQYSSPSMASVESQGSLSNLRQGTPLSDYMNLNHNSHSPKLREALSSPLDRMPELAECPCPHDERAFFLNEQRKSSCPYGTGKDNYTEMSFNSVQISPPFLTENGESASVSPTSGVQRLKLSDQGVSTGIGAFLLAASSVDPNGGAKVIRADPQGRRRHSSETFSSTTTVAPVFPSFAHNVKRHSSASVENISVRSSEGSDEEYGSPMCRETSAGYQNGLNYIALNLMEKQEMGKCELVGFKTGGCCKAGINALHATSYVCLGFKETEATVQD; encoded by the coding sequence ATGGCAAGTCCGCCTCTTAAAGGGGGACCCGCGTTATCAAATGACAacaacattcattcaaacaacaTCAGAAAATGCGGATACCTCAAGAAGCAAAAGCACGGACATCGGCGCTATTTTGTTTTGAAGGATCAGAGAGACGGACTCCCTGCGCGGCTGGAGTACTATGAGAatgaaaagaaatggaaaaacaaGTCCGCTGCAAAAAGAGTCATATTCATCGACTCCTGTCTGAGCATAAACAAGCGCGCTGACGCGAAACACAGATATTTAATAGCACTCTATACCAAGGACGAGTATTTTGCTATTGCTGCGGAGAATGAGCAAGAGCAGGAGAGCTGGCACGCAAACTTAACCGATTTATTAAGTAAGGGAAAAGTGTGTGACAGCTCCGTTTCTACTTCGGCATCATCTCTGATGGGCTTCGAGGAGGGAAATTACGGTATGATTACACCATTGAATGCCGCGTATAAAGAGGTATGGCAAGTAAATCTTAAAGCAAAGGGACTTGGGCAGAGCAGAAATATCACTGGCGTTTACAGACTGTGCTTATCAAGTCGGACAATTAGCTTTGTGAAACTTAACTCGGAGGTGGCATCTGTGACACTGCAGTTGATGAATATACGCAGATGTGGGCACTCTGATAGCTTTTTCTTCATTGAGGTGGGAAGATCTGCTTCTACTGGACCTGGAGAGCTGTGGATGCAAGCAGATGATTCTGTGGTGGCACAAAATATACATGAGACCATTTTAGAAGCTATGAAAGCGATGAAAGAGCTGTCAGAGTTCAGACCACGCAGCAAAAGCCATTCATCAGGATCAAATCCCATCTCTGTACCAACTCGACGGAACCTAAACAATCTACCCCCTAGTCAGACGGGGTTGGTGAGGAGGTCAAGGACGGACAGTACAGCAGCAAcatctcctgtccccatattttCCTCTTGCCGAATACGCACAGCAAGTGAAGGGGAGGGTACCATGACCAGGCCTGTCTCCATGTCAATATCTGAGAATGGGAGCCCGACAACTGTTGGCCGGAACCACATGAGCAGATCTAACACAGTATCTGTGGGCTGCCGGACATCAGAACCATCACTGCTTCATCAAAGCAGGTCCATGTCCATGACAATGTCCCACTCACCACCATTTGCTGTAAGCCCACTAAATTTGTCCTCAATCAGTATGAATGGATCCATCTCATCTGCAGTATACAGACCCTACAGCTGCaatgattctgtttctgggtcACCCAACGATACTGGCTTCCTCTCATGTGACGATTACAGTTCTAGCCCAGGGGATGTGAGGTACAATCTAGCAAACAGGAGTGACACTCCTTCTTCTCTCTCCAGTACATCACCCTCACGAGAAGCCAGTGAGCTCCATGGTTACATGGTGATGGACAAACCAACACAAAACAAGATGTGGCCAAGTAACAGAGAAATGCTGGAGGTGGAGACATACCGAAAGAGGACATATTCTCTGACAACCCCTCGGCAACAGGTAGCACACTCCCATGTAGCCTCAGCGTCACTTGATGAATACATGCTGATGAGGGCTGCGAACAGCCACTCTGGACGGAGCACAAATTCTGCCTCTCCTAAGGTCTCATACCCAGAAGATTATGGGGACATTGAGATTGGCTCTAACAGTAATGTGGTTGATGATGGCTACATGCTTATGACACCAGGCATGGCACCTCAGGGTGCCAAAAATGATCACTACATGCCCATGAGTCCTATGAGTATTTCAGCACCCAAGCAGATCATTAACCCGAGGTTACATCCCCAGTCCACAGGCAGTGGTTGCACCACTAATTCGCCCAGCAGTGGATCTCTAGAAGACAGCGGGTACATGAAGATGTGGTCTGGGTCCAAGTTTTCTCTTGAGGGCTCTGATGGGAGAGCGGTGAGTGGAGAATACATGAATATGTCGCCTGTTGATTCATGCGTCTCACCCACACCATCAGATTATTTGCTGGGTCAGTGTGAACCAACACAACAGCCCTCCCCATCTCTAAGTATTCGCTTCAACAACCAACAACCTAAACAGGCAGAGGATGACCAGTATGTTTTAATGAGTCCCCAGAGCCAAAATCCAACAGAAGAGGAAAACAGAGTTTCTGCCCTGCCCCCTCTCCGTCGCCCTGATGTCATAACACACAGAGCAAGAGTCAACAGGCCCAATAGGTTATCTCTAGACACTCTGAGGATGCTTCCCAGCATGACAGAACATCCTCTCCCTTGTGAGCCTAAAAGCCCTGGTGAGTACATCAACATAGACTTTGCTGCTACTAGACAGTACTCTTCTCCCTCTATGGCTTCTGTGGAAAGCCAAGGGTCATTGTCCAACCTCAGACAGGGAACCCCCCTCTCAGACTACATGAATCTCAACCATAATTCACACTCTCCTAAACTGAGGGAAGCACTCAGCAGTCCCCTGGATAGAATGCCAGAGCTGGCTGAATGCCCATGCCCACATGATGAGAGGGCTTTTTTCCTCAATGAACAGAGGAAATCATCATGCCCATATGGCACAGGTAAAGATAACTACACTGAGATGAGTTTCAACAGTGTTCAGATCTCACCTCCATTCCTGACTgagaatggtgagagtgcttcaGTCAGCCCCACTAGCGGGGTTCAAAGGCTTAAATTAAGTGACCAGGGGGTTTCAACTGGAATTGGTGCTTTCTTGTTGGCTGCTTCCTCTGTAGACCCAAATGGAGGAGCAAAGGTGATCCGAGCAGACCCTCAGGGCCGGAGACGGCATAGCTCTGAGACCTTTTCATCCACCACAACAGTTGCACCTGTCTTTCCTTCCTTTGCACACAATGTTAAGCGCCACAGCTCTGCTTCAGTCGAGAACATCTCTGTCCGAAGCAGTGAAGGATCTGATGAGGAGTATGGGTCTCCCATGTGCAGAGAGACTTCAGCTGGTTATCAGAATGGACTTAACTACATTGCCTTAAACCTCATGGAGAAACAAGAGATGGGCAAATGTGAGCTTGTGGGCTTCAAGACTGGTGGTTGCTGCAAAGCAGGAATAAATGCATTACATGCAACTTCATATGTGTGTCTGGGATTCAAAGAAACTGAAGCCACTGTACAAG